GCCGGggttccgccagtggagctcgggattgaggttggattgcttggttctgtcagTATAGTTTtccagttagtctatatgtatgtcttgagtttgattcagtcttgtattgtagtttatttgccggggagatgccccgtgtatctgtagtgatatttggttgtttttgtaaTGTTCTGAGTCTACCCtatgattcttatgatctggtgagtatttggtaagttttaatttctgtttagtcctggccagtgcggctataggttgttgacatcggtttttgtttttatgaccctagttggagtatattttgatataaactgctgcttgagtttttcgggctgtcctacttacgggagggtcatgccgaaatttttctaggccctgaggtccgttttaaagtaCTTTTAAACCATTTCCTCTGcagttttaaatcaaaccattattgtttgatcattaattgtcgttagagtaaatgggcctcaaatcttggtatcagagcgtaaactGAGATACGCTCGAACTAGAGTCTAGGGCACTCGAGTCTTGGCAATAAATGGTTGTTGCGCCTGTGTATGCTACTTGACAGCATGTTTATGtaattatatgatttgtttgctTCCATTCTAATTGTTTTGGTGTTTTATCGTATAGAATGGAGGGAGGTGGAGAAATTCCTGTTGATGAGATTCCTCTagctcgaggtcgaggtcgtggacgtggtagACCTCGCGTCCATGTTGTTGATGATACTTTTGTTGAGCAAGCGGCTGATCATCTAGACCAGCTTAGGATGGATGAGTTAGTTGCGTGTTTCCATTCTATGCATCCACCTCGATTTAGTGGTTCTGAGGGAGCTGAGAAAGCAGAACTATGGATTTCTGAGATTgaggaattgtttgatttgattgagtatcCTTCAGAGCGTCGATTGAGATTAGCTGTGTATCAGTTGAAAGATCGTGCCAAAATGTGGTTGTCTACTACATTGATGACTTTAGATGCTCAGAGGATTGTTTCATCAGCGGATATATTCAAGCTGAAGTTTAAGGAAAGTTATTGTCCTCCATCATTTTACAGTTCTAAGGCTCCAGAGTTTCATAACCTGAAACAAGGCGATATGTCAGTTGTGGAGTATGCGgatactttttatgctatgctGAGATATGCTCCTCATGTTGCTGGGAGTCAGGTTGCTGTCGTCGAAAGTTTCATTGAAGGATTGAACGATCATCTGCACCCTTTTGTTTCTACCGGTAAGCCACTGAATTATCTTGAAGCAGTGGAAATAGCAAAAAGGGCTGAAGCTAGTCTTAAGCGGAGTGGCAATCCAGTGACTACCCAACATCATCATCCGGGAAGGAAACAGTTCAATCAATCTGGTTCTGCATCTCTTCGTCCACGTGGGAAGCAGTTTAAGAAGCCTGGTTCAAGTTCTTCGAGTTCAGGGAGTTAAGGGAACCGTGGTGGATATCGTTATAGTGGACCTTACTGTGATCACTGTGGAGGCAAGCATTCTAGTACTCAATGTGTTGGAGTTCAAGGGGTTTGTAATAACTGTGGTCGGCCGGGtcattttgctagagtttgtcccaGTAAGATGGGGAAATCAGCCCAGGCAGGTAGTGGAGCTCAAAGTAATAGAATTCCAGTAGCGTCCCAGTCTTCCCATCATCCTAGTCTCCCTTCGCATCAGAGTAGAGGGCAAGGTGGTCAACAGAATCAGTCAtcttgtaacgccccgaaaatttaaaagtccacgcgaacaaCATGcgcaaattattaattttcttgtgtattttaattaattgttttaattacatgaattaattatgttgtgcatatttgcatgtttaaaatatatttttctacatggttgcattaaaatgtatttttaaaaggatattcgagttgcgatcgaggaacggagaccgagggctgaaaaatagaaaatgtttttaattatttaaaataagggagatgctttttcttatttttgaaaataaggggtttcgaggtgattttatacgccgggatataaattttatcggtgttggtttttcaacaaaaatatgaactttttagcaacccggctatttaatCTACAAActattttaccaaaaactattttaattttttatttaaatcctaattagactaatgggcttaatttaatggcttgataggcctaagcctagttagcaaattaattagctatttaaaagtGTTAATCACCCAAAAACCCTTCACTTTTGCAATTGAAACTCACGGCCACccacttttaaaattcataaactctCTCCCAAGACACCACACACACGGCACTACACATCCAAGCTTTGGGAAGAAAATTCGAAGGGGCTCAAGGAGAAGATAGCCTAGGTtccgtcccgttcttcgtcgtcaacagtttttcgtgtgtttaaaacgcaaaggcacgccataattcttcctttactcatctatcacaccatagtatttaattaattgtgttttgcatgaaaattaaGGGAACCTTGGTAAtaatttcgtttttgcatcaagAAGGGTTTTTAAATCATGCATGTTGATCCAAAATCTATGTTTAACATGatcctaaggggctgccatgattaggtaaGGTTTAAGGGTGGTTTCTACATGTTTTAAAGAGTCCTAATCACACAAATAAGCTGCACACAAGATTAGATCAAGCTGGAATCGTGGGCTGAAACCAGAAAGAAGGGCCGAGAGTTGTGTTGTCTTCATGGGTTCGATTTCCttgcatggggcttaggggctCGACCTGGTCTTGAGGAGAGTTCGGTTGGGATGTGGTTAGGTCCTAGAAAGGTCCCTTGCATGGCCAGGGCTTGCGCTaaggggctggggaagagtccccACGTGAAAGGGCTCTTCCGAGGCATACTTGAGGGTGACCGAGAGATTTGTGAGGGTGGCTCGAGAGAGGGCTGGACTAGGACGTCTAGGCTGTGGTTCAGGCTGTTCCAGAGGGGTAAGGAAGGTTGGgactcgagggtggctcgagccatgggctggggaagagtccacgtgatgCGGGACTCTCCCCCAAAATTGTGTGCGTGATCTGTGACAGCAGCCAGGGGGGGGTTGCTGCTGGGGCTAGGTGGCTCAGGGTAggttcatcagggtcctagggtcATGATCAGGGGTTGGGCTAGGGCCTGGTGCGGCTGGCTTGCTGCTGGCTCGAAGAAAAAGGAGGGAACCGTGAGGAATCAAAGTGGACGCGAGGCTGCTGTCTTGTGCAGATGGGTTGGTGCTCGTGTCCAGGGCTTGGGGTTGGTCTGgggttggtctgggcgtggtctagggaaggttagggtgtGATGGGGTCGGTAGTGGCTcagctggtagagtcctaggataACTAGGAGTCCTAGAGCAACTAtgaaactcacacacacatgtacagatttgggtcaagtttcaggaaggttttgagcgggccaggggttgttttacgggctgggcttgcacagtagggtccctaggtgagttggctaggttttggttcaaggtggcttgggcgtggctcgagtaaattaggagatggctcggtgtgaaCGTTAGGGTgtaaaaaacgaaaatttaagaagGATAAAtagatccaagggtccacgggggtggctcatgacttggaagggtagaataaattctaaaaatgttatattaaaaatttgggatcaaaataatgagttttggaattttccgggatttaatcgccgcacggaacgctaattaacgagttaattgaaacacctagttttaagctttataaaattatgaaaaattaggtttaagcttaaataattattataagtctaagtttttaatttgggaattttatattaaggtttggtttaattcgggattaaaacgcattaatacgtcacatttaaagataaatttaaaagtcctcgttttagcctaaataaaaatatgagaaaattaatgtaggcttaaataattatttgggacatgttagagttaacGGAATTAAGAacatgtcaaaaacgtgaaattttacgtctaggggtaaaacggtcttttcacacctaaaaattagtaaacgtcatggcagtgccctgaatgctgttttatgtgctaatatgattattttctatagttatggatgcttatggaattctaaatgttaaaatgatagtttaaacgtttatgggattttataagttaaaatgatattttaaatgtttagggaattttatatgtttatgatttaaaatgtcaaaatgttattttaaatattttgaggttaaaatgattatttttaaatgtttatgaaatgttcatgattaaattatgatttttaaatgtctataggatttttatgatttaaggttgacatttaaaagacatgttgtatgcttggtttcaaaaataaaaatgatattatatggatgatttttataagtgatgaaaatgtaaaatgttgaaggaggtgaagtgattgtgactaattcgttaataatggcgatgtcgtgagggtgatggtcccagtgggagcccgacgatcgtgtttccattattgcgaatatgaggttatgaggtttgaggaagaatgggaatatcgtgaggggagaaggccccagagggagcccatttatgggagaaggccccagagggagccccgacgatcgtatttctattcgatcatgttaggccaaggctcagttgaccggtgagagcgtcgctgatgtccccgccgcccagtactgtggttatatttagatggatccatcgatcatgtcatgtgaggaaagtcacaattaacgatctgaattcaacaaaggaaaaggaaaaggaaaaatgtttatgatcatgaaaagggttttatgtcatgtcatgttgaggaaaaggaaaaagttaaggtttatgttatgcatatcatgaaaacgttttaattaaagtttatgcatcaagaaaatgttcatgtttaaagtttatgcatcttcatgaaaacgatattttaagtacaagtaattttcactgttgcatgtggttttatatgtattatttgttataaagattatggtgtgttgagtctttagactcactaggtgtgatggatgcaggttatcatgataatgctaatggaggtcttgatggttgatccgactgcactggaggtgcacatgacccgaggaccgacgctagtttccgcatatatgttatgatttatgttaaaagattttatgacttttatcatgattatgagtggtttttgagaggttatagtatgggctatacttttcaaatgttatttttagatttagaaaaaatgttagttggttgtttattttaaaatgatgtcaaaaatattttatgaaattttatggttcggccgaaggCTATgtgaggttaaaaaaaaaataaaaaaaaaaatttctagtacgatttaagaaaaagaaaggcagacgttttaCATCTGTTCATGTATTTGCCTTGACTGAGGATGAGGCTCAGGCAACTCCAGGTACTATCATTACCGGTAACTGTACTTTATGTGGTTTCATAGCACGAGTGTTATTTGATACCGGAGCTTCTCATTCCTTTGTTTCCCATGCATTCGTTGTTTCGCATGATCTTTGCACCACTAGTATGAATTCCAATCTATATGTTGCTACTCCGATGGGCAAAATGATTATCACTGATAATGTGGTGTTCAATGCGGTTTTGTTTcacgatgaaaatgttctgtatcTGAATCTCACAGTCCTACCTATGCATGACTTTGATTGTATCGTTGGTATGGATGTTTTGACTGCAAATCGTGTCACTGTTGACTGTTATCGAGGAATAGTTCGTTTCAGGCCTAGCTTTGCTCCTAAATGGAATTTCTATGGCAGTGGTTCTCAAGCCAAGATTCCTCTAGTTTCTGCAATTGAAATGAATCGATTGTTAGATTCTGGTCATGAAGGTTTTCTGGTTTATGCTGTTGATCTATCGCAAGATGAGCCACATATTTCTAATATTCATGTAGTCCGTGAGTTTCCTAATGTGTTTCCAGAAGAGATTCCGGGTTTTCCACCAGA
This window of the Primulina huaijiensis isolate GDHJ02 chromosome 3, ASM1229523v2, whole genome shotgun sequence genome carries:
- the LOC140973519 gene encoding uncharacterized protein — translated: MEGGGEIPVDEIPLARGRGRGRGRPRVHVVDDTFVEQAADHLDQLRMDELVACFHSMHPPRFSGSEGAEKAELWISEIEELFDLIEYPSERRLRLAVYQLKDRAKMWLSTTLMTLDAQRIVSSADIFKLKFKESYCPPSFYSSKAPEFHNLKQGDMSVVEYADTFYAMLRYAPHVAGSQVAVVESFIEGLNDHLHPFVSTGKPLNYLEAVEIAKRAEASLKRSGNPVTTQHHHPGRKQFNQSGSASLRPRGKQFKKPGSSSSSSGS